One part of the Truepera radiovictrix DSM 17093 genome encodes these proteins:
- a CDS encoding purine-nucleoside phosphorylase produces MSPLHIHAEAGDVAPFVLLPGDPNRARLIAETFFEAPRPYTTYRQLLGFSGRYKGLPVSVQATGMGCPSLAIVVEELCQLGVHTLVRVGTAGIIGEGIAPGDLIVASASVPQEGTTRMYLGGDPYAPCASFALTRALADAAGPGVHVGLIQTEDAFYATQPSGVARLRERGVLAVEMEASALFTLGKLRRVETGCVLVASNHIGDPQFVDPDFLRERVLTMTEAALEAGVHLARQKGEL; encoded by the coding sequence ATGAGTCCACTTCACATCCACGCCGAAGCGGGGGACGTCGCACCCTTTGTGCTCCTACCGGGCGACCCGAACCGTGCGCGGCTCATCGCCGAGACCTTTTTCGAGGCGCCGCGCCCCTACACCACCTACCGGCAGCTCCTCGGCTTTAGCGGCCGCTACAAAGGGCTCCCGGTGTCGGTCCAGGCGACCGGGATGGGGTGCCCGAGCCTCGCTATCGTGGTCGAAGAGCTCTGTCAGTTGGGCGTCCACACCCTCGTGCGCGTCGGCACGGCGGGTATCATCGGCGAGGGCATCGCGCCGGGCGACCTCATCGTAGCGAGCGCGTCCGTACCGCAAGAGGGCACCACCCGGATGTACCTGGGCGGCGACCCCTACGCCCCCTGCGCCTCGTTCGCCCTCACGCGCGCGCTCGCCGACGCGGCGGGTCCGGGGGTGCACGTCGGGCTCATCCAGACCGAGGACGCCTTTTACGCCACCCAACCGAGCGGCGTCGCGCGGCTACGCGAGCGGGGGGTTTTGGCCGTCGAGATGGAGGCTTCGGCGCTCTTTACGCTCGGCAAGCTGCGGCGCGTCGAGACCGGGTGCGTGCTGGTCGCCTCTAACCACATCGGCGACCCGCAGTTCGTCGACCCGGACTTTTTGCGGGAGCGCGTGCTCACGATGACCGAAGCGGCGCTCGAGGCGGGTGTTCACTTGGCCCGCCAGAAGGGGGAGCTATGA
- a CDS encoding ABC transporter permease, with product MELESWLISATARSLAFATPLLLAALGEIVAERAGVVNLGVEGMMVLGALTGFVAAQLGGDPTLGVLAAGLTGGLAALVHAFLAITLRANQYVSGLALTIFGLGLSGVVGRAWQGQPLRNPFRALDVPPLAELPVLGPALFQGQHLMTYAAILAALLLWVLLFKTRLGLSVRSVGESPAAADALGVGVYGLRYGCVVFGGVMAGVAGSYLSLAYRPSWSEGMSAGMGWIALAIAIFAAWNPLKALWGAFLFGACFHLAFRLQGVLPAEFLRLLPYVATIVALTLASLGRSRARRGAPAALGTPYTRGER from the coding sequence GTGGAGCTCGAGAGCTGGCTGATTAGCGCGACCGCCCGCTCGCTCGCCTTCGCCACGCCCCTGCTGCTAGCGGCCCTCGGCGAGATCGTCGCCGAGCGCGCGGGGGTGGTCAACCTGGGGGTCGAGGGGATGATGGTCCTGGGCGCCCTTACCGGCTTCGTCGCCGCGCAGTTGGGGGGCGACCCCACCCTGGGGGTCCTCGCCGCGGGGCTCACGGGCGGGCTCGCGGCGCTCGTGCACGCGTTTCTCGCCATCACCTTGCGCGCCAACCAGTACGTCTCGGGCCTCGCGCTCACCATCTTCGGGCTGGGGCTCTCGGGGGTCGTCGGCCGCGCGTGGCAGGGTCAGCCGCTCCGCAACCCCTTCCGCGCCCTCGACGTGCCGCCTCTCGCCGAGCTGCCCGTCCTCGGCCCCGCCCTCTTTCAGGGGCAGCACCTCATGACCTACGCCGCCATCCTCGCCGCGCTCCTGCTCTGGGTGCTGCTCTTCAAGACCCGGCTGGGCCTCAGCGTGCGCTCGGTCGGGGAGTCGCCGGCGGCCGCCGACGCGCTCGGCGTCGGGGTCTACGGGCTCCGCTACGGCTGCGTGGTCTTCGGCGGGGTGATGGCGGGCGTGGCCGGCAGCTACCTCTCGCTCGCCTACCGCCCCTCGTGGTCGGAGGGGATGAGTGCCGGGATGGGGTGGATCGCCCTGGCGATCGCTATTTTCGCCGCGTGGAACCCCCTCAAGGCGCTGTGGGGGGCTTTTCTCTTCGGTGCCTGCTTTCACCTCGCCTTTCGCCTCCAAGGGGTGTTGCCCGCCGAGTTTCTGCGGCTTTTGCCCTACGTCGCCACCATCGTCGCCCTGACGCTCGCCTCGCTCGGCCGCTCCCGCGCTCGGCGGGGGGCGCCGGCGGCGCTCGGCACCCCCTACACGCGCGGCGAGCGTTGA
- a CDS encoding roadblock/LC7 domain-containing protein: MWRPPLRACGGVVAVEAVGAGMTPQALVAAILELGGVKGVALLSASGELLARAPEDACAVPTALLASTLAASGLLAELLGADRPTQTLLEFEGGTLLMLAPERAEPVGVVCLASSQDLGRVRFSLRRLLPQLAPLGGDAQLG; encoded by the coding sequence GTGTGGCGTCCCCCCTTACGCGCCTGTGGCGGGGTGGTAGCGGTGGAGGCCGTCGGCGCCGGGATGACGCCGCAGGCGTTGGTCGCGGCGATCCTCGAGCTAGGTGGCGTCAAGGGGGTTGCGCTCCTGAGCGCCTCGGGGGAGCTTTTGGCGCGCGCGCCGGAGGACGCGTGCGCCGTGCCCACCGCGCTGCTCGCGAGCACGCTCGCCGCCAGCGGCCTGCTCGCCGAGCTCTTGGGCGCCGACAGGCCGACGCAGACGCTCCTCGAGTTCGAAGGGGGCACGCTGCTGATGCTCGCGCCGGAGCGCGCGGAGCCCGTAGGTGTGGTGTGCCTGGCGTCGTCGCAGGATTTGGGCCGCGTGCGCTTCTCCCTGCGCCGCCTCCTACCGCAGCTCGCGCCGTTAGGAGGGGACGCCCAGCTCGGCTAA
- a CDS encoding DUF1028 domain-containing protein, whose product MRSVSTFSIVARDPETGDLGVATASKFLAVGAVVPYAEAGVGAVATQSYANTTFGPRTIMALRGGISLELIHQAFAETDPQHAQRQYGLVDAHGHSFTFTGDACHPWAGGQCGENYAAQGNLLTGPEVIGALVTTFQETTGPLAERLVAALAAGDAAGGDKRGRQSAALLVVRQEGGYGGFNDRYLDLRVDDHAHPVEELRRLLGLHRLLFERPKPEALLEIDAALAKRVQEGLVRAGYLERAAETWDERAEAALQAFAGVENLEERLVEPGRIDPEVLAHLERVAR is encoded by the coding sequence ATGAGGAGCGTCTCTACCTTTTCCATCGTCGCGCGCGACCCCGAAACGGGTGACCTGGGCGTCGCGACCGCCTCCAAGTTTTTGGCCGTCGGGGCGGTTGTGCCCTACGCCGAGGCCGGCGTGGGGGCGGTCGCCACCCAGTCGTACGCCAACACGACCTTCGGGCCGCGCACCATCATGGCGCTGCGGGGGGGGATCTCGCTCGAGCTCATCCACCAAGCGTTCGCCGAAACCGACCCGCAGCACGCCCAGCGCCAGTACGGCCTGGTTGACGCCCACGGCCACAGCTTCACCTTTACCGGCGACGCGTGCCACCCCTGGGCGGGCGGGCAGTGCGGCGAGAACTACGCCGCGCAGGGCAACCTGCTGACCGGCCCCGAGGTCATAGGGGCGCTCGTGACGACCTTTCAGGAGACTACGGGGCCGTTGGCCGAGCGGCTGGTGGCGGCGCTCGCCGCCGGCGACGCGGCGGGTGGCGACAAGCGCGGGCGGCAGTCGGCGGCGCTGCTGGTGGTGCGCCAGGAGGGGGGCTACGGCGGGTTTAACGACCGCTACCTCGACCTGCGCGTCGACGACCACGCGCACCCCGTCGAGGAGCTGCGGCGGCTTTTGGGGTTGCACCGGTTGCTCTTCGAGCGGCCCAAACCCGAGGCGCTTCTAGAGATCGACGCGGCGCTCGCTAAGCGGGTCCAGGAGGGCTTGGTGCGTGCGGGTTACTTAGAGCGCGCCGCAGAGACCTGGGACGAACGCGCGGAGGCGGCCCTGCAGGCGTTCGCGGGGGTTGAAAACCTCGAGGAGCGCCTTGTAGAACCCGGCCGCATCGACCCCGAGGTGTTGGCGCACCTCGAGCGCGTGGCCCGTTAG
- a CDS encoding ABC transporter ATP-binding protein → MVAAPHEPRPTAPVTSLPLLAAYGVTKRFPGVVANDRVSLELHAGEVHALLGENGAGKTTLISMLYGFYPPDEGALYLSGEPVRLRSPRDALARGVGLVAQHFLLVPRHTVAENVALGLPGTPFWGPTRRLRARIRELSARYGLQVDPDAYVQDLSAGEQQRVEIIKALVRGARVLILDEPTGVLTPGEAEGLFEVMAAMKREGHAVVFITHKLGEVMRAADRVTVLRKGRVVGHARTAETSAAALARLMVGREVSLPPLRAAAPPGERLLEVRGLCARGERGEAALKGVSFDLHAGEMLGVAGVAGNGQLELIEVLTGLRPATAGVLKLRGRDLTPLSPRERFEAGVAHIPEERLGTGVVPNLSVAENLSLRHYRAPPFAKGPLLDRAAMAAFAARAVEAYRVATPSTETPVRLLSGGNIQKLILARELHGDPTVIVAAHPTYGLDVGATELTHTLLSESRARGAGVLLVSEDLDELLRLCDRILVLFAGEVMGVVGAADAQRDLLGLMMAGAARA, encoded by the coding sequence ATGGTTGCGGCCCCCCACGAGCCCCGCCCCACCGCCCCCGTCACCTCCTTACCGCTGCTCGCCGCTTACGGCGTCACCAAGCGCTTCCCCGGCGTCGTCGCCAACGACCGCGTCTCGCTCGAGCTGCACGCGGGCGAGGTGCACGCGCTGTTGGGCGAGAACGGGGCCGGCAAAACGACGCTGATCAGCATGCTCTACGGGTTTTATCCCCCCGACGAGGGCGCGCTCTACCTCTCGGGCGAACCCGTAAGGTTACGCTCGCCGCGCGACGCGCTCGCGCGCGGCGTCGGGCTCGTGGCGCAGCACTTTCTGCTGGTGCCGCGCCACACGGTCGCCGAAAACGTCGCCCTGGGGCTGCCGGGGACGCCCTTTTGGGGGCCGACGCGGCGGCTGCGGGCGCGCATCCGCGAGCTGAGCGCGCGCTACGGGCTCCAGGTCGACCCCGACGCGTATGTTCAGGACCTCTCGGCCGGGGAGCAGCAGCGCGTGGAGATCATCAAGGCGCTCGTGCGCGGGGCGCGCGTGCTCATCCTGGATGAGCCCACGGGGGTCTTGACCCCCGGCGAGGCCGAGGGGCTTTTCGAGGTGATGGCGGCGATGAAGCGCGAGGGGCACGCGGTCGTCTTTATCACCCACAAGCTCGGCGAGGTGATGCGCGCCGCCGACCGCGTCACCGTGCTGCGCAAGGGGCGGGTCGTGGGGCACGCGCGCACCGCTGAGACGAGCGCCGCGGCGCTGGCGCGGCTCATGGTCGGCCGCGAGGTCAGCTTGCCGCCGCTGCGCGCCGCGGCGCCGCCGGGGGAGCGGCTGCTCGAGGTGCGCGGCCTCTGCGCGCGGGGTGAGCGCGGCGAGGCGGCGCTCAAAGGGGTGTCTTTTGACCTGCACGCGGGCGAGATGCTCGGCGTCGCGGGGGTCGCGGGGAACGGGCAGCTCGAGCTCATCGAGGTCCTGACGGGGCTCCGCCCCGCGACCGCAGGGGTCCTTAAGCTGCGCGGCCGCGACCTGACGCCTCTAAGCCCGCGCGAACGCTTCGAGGCGGGCGTCGCCCACATCCCCGAGGAGCGCCTGGGGACCGGCGTGGTGCCGAACCTCAGCGTCGCCGAAAACTTGAGCCTCCGCCACTACCGCGCCCCCCCCTTCGCCAAGGGGCCGCTTTTAGACCGTGCCGCGATGGCCGCCTTTGCCGCGCGGGCGGTCGAGGCCTACCGCGTCGCTACCCCCTCGACCGAGACGCCCGTGCGGCTGCTGTCGGGGGGCAACATTCAGAAGCTCATCCTCGCCCGCGAGCTGCACGGCGACCCGACCGTGATCGTCGCGGCGCACCCGACCTACGGGCTCGACGTGGGCGCGACCGAGCTCACCCACACGCTGCTTTCAGAGAGCCGCGCGCGCGGCGCGGGGGTGCTGCTCGTCTCCGAAGACTTAGACGAGCTGCTGCGCCTGTGCGACCGCATCCTGGTGCTCTTCGCCGGCGAGGTGATGGGCGTCGTCGGCGCCGCGGACGCCCAGCGCGACCTTCTCGGGCTCATGATGGCCGGAGCGGCGCGCGCATGA
- a CDS encoding ABC transporter permease yields MKRYRLEPRPAPPPGLVLAVSCGAVVAALVVTGFIFLGFGHNPITAYAQLFAATLGDLRGVSEVLRKTVPLLLCGVGLVLAFRLQFWNIGAEGQILAGAAGAAGVALFVPGLGPATLPAMFAAGFVAGAAWGFLPAILKARLGVSEIITTLMMNYIAFYLVQYLILGPWRGQEARGFAYTDRFPPEAALPLLPGTRLPWPTLVVAVALVLFVAFLLSRTRLGFEVRVIGQSAHAARYAGMGFTRVTLLVMGLSAGAAGLAGVGEVAGVHLRLLDPAQISLGYGYTAIIVALLARGHPLATLLTATFLGLVFAMGDTMRVVLGLPFQMTGVISGLVLFFIIAAEPVLRYRLRRAPAAPLQAPEAATPEPAKEVARGARELAD; encoded by the coding sequence ATGAAGCGCTACCGGCTCGAGCCGCGCCCCGCGCCCCCCCCCGGCCTCGTGCTCGCGGTGTCGTGCGGCGCGGTCGTCGCGGCGCTCGTCGTCACCGGCTTTATCTTTCTGGGCTTCGGCCACAACCCCATCACCGCCTACGCGCAGCTCTTCGCGGCCACCTTGGGCGACCTGCGCGGGGTCTCCGAGGTGCTGCGCAAGACCGTCCCGCTGCTTCTTTGCGGCGTCGGCCTGGTGCTCGCGTTTCGCCTGCAGTTCTGGAACATCGGCGCCGAGGGGCAGATCCTCGCGGGCGCGGCCGGCGCCGCGGGGGTCGCCCTCTTCGTCCCCGGTCTGGGCCCCGCGACGCTCCCCGCGATGTTCGCCGCCGGCTTCGTCGCCGGCGCGGCCTGGGGCTTTCTGCCCGCGATCCTTAAAGCGCGGCTCGGCGTGAGCGAGATCATCACCACCTTGATGATGAACTACATCGCCTTCTACCTCGTGCAGTACCTTATCCTCGGGCCGTGGCGGGGGCAGGAGGCGCGCGGGTTCGCCTACACCGACCGCTTCCCGCCGGAGGCGGCCCTGCCGCTCCTGCCGGGCACCCGCCTCCCCTGGCCGACGCTCGTGGTCGCGGTGGCGCTGGTGCTCTTCGTCGCCTTTCTCTTAAGCCGCACGCGCCTCGGCTTCGAGGTGCGCGTGATCGGCCAGAGCGCCCACGCGGCGCGCTACGCGGGGATGGGGTTTACCAGGGTCACGCTCCTCGTGATGGGCCTCTCGGCGGGGGCCGCGGGGCTCGCGGGGGTCGGCGAGGTCGCCGGCGTGCACCTGCGCCTTTTAGACCCCGCGCAGATCTCGCTCGGTTACGGCTACACCGCCATCATCGTCGCGCTGCTCGCCCGCGGCCACCCCCTGGCGACGCTGCTCACCGCGACCTTTTTGGGGCTCGTGTTCGCCATGGGCGACACCATGCGCGTGGTCTTGGGCCTCCCCTTTCAGATGACGGGGGTGATCAGCGGCCTGGTGCTCTTTTTCATCATCGCCGCCGAACCGGTGCTGCGCTACCGGCTGCGCCGCGCCCCCGCAGCGCCGCTCCAGGCGCCCGAAGCCGCAACGCCCGAACCCGCCAAGGAGGTAGCTCGTGGAGCTCGAGAGCTGGCTGATTAG
- a CDS encoding BMP family ABC transporter substrate-binding protein yields the protein MKRWWLGALMMGSVAWAQLEEVQAGFIYVGPVGDFGWTYSHDRGRRAVDERFDWLTTTFVESVPEGDAETFIDQLVRGGANVIFTTSFGYGEATLAAAQRYPEVLFGHATGFQTAPNVMVYIAEFYQVYYLNGLMAGALTETNKIGYVAAFPIPEVKRHINAFTLGVREVNPEAEVEVRWLYNWFDPAGAAEATQALIAEGADVFAFSEDTPTVIQTAAERGFPSFSHYSAMYDFAPEHVVSGQIANWEVIYADFLEKVHTGEYTAQNLEDVNYWWLLDDGAVIMGADEETPINPVFEERLRAVTVRDPELGEVSVYDLVMARHDAMREGGPEAFDPFTGPVRDRRGNVVIEEGVTPDQETLETLEWAVEGVSASSPWDNEP from the coding sequence ATGAAGCGTTGGTGGCTCGGAGCGTTGATGATGGGCAGCGTCGCGTGGGCGCAGCTCGAGGAGGTGCAGGCGGGTTTTATCTACGTGGGGCCGGTCGGCGACTTCGGCTGGACCTACTCGCACGATAGAGGGAGAAGAGCGGTCGACGAACGCTTCGACTGGCTCACGACCACCTTCGTCGAATCGGTACCCGAAGGGGACGCGGAGACGTTTATCGACCAGCTCGTGCGCGGGGGCGCGAACGTGATCTTTACGACCTCGTTCGGCTACGGCGAGGCGACTTTGGCCGCCGCGCAGCGCTACCCCGAGGTGCTCTTCGGCCACGCGACCGGCTTTCAGACCGCGCCCAACGTGATGGTCTACATCGCCGAGTTCTACCAGGTCTACTACCTCAACGGCCTCATGGCCGGGGCGCTCACCGAGACGAACAAGATCGGCTACGTCGCAGCGTTTCCCATCCCCGAGGTCAAGCGCCACATCAACGCCTTTACCCTCGGGGTGCGCGAGGTCAACCCCGAGGCCGAGGTCGAGGTGCGCTGGCTCTACAACTGGTTCGACCCGGCGGGCGCCGCCGAGGCCACCCAGGCCTTGATCGCCGAAGGCGCGGACGTGTTCGCCTTCTCCGAAGACACCCCGACGGTCATCCAGACGGCGGCCGAACGGGGTTTCCCCAGCTTCTCGCACTACTCGGCGATGTACGACTTCGCCCCCGAGCACGTCGTCTCCGGGCAGATCGCCAACTGGGAGGTGATCTACGCCGACTTTCTGGAAAAAGTCCACACGGGCGAGTACACCGCGCAGAACTTAGAGGACGTCAACTACTGGTGGCTCCTGGACGACGGCGCCGTGATCATGGGCGCGGACGAGGAGACACCCATCAACCCGGTTTTCGAGGAGCGCCTGCGCGCCGTCACCGTGCGCGACCCCGAACTCGGCGAGGTGTCGGTGTACGACCTCGTGATGGCCCGCCACGACGCGATGAGAGAGGGCGGCCCGGAGGCCTTCGACCCCTTTACCGGCCCCGTGCGCGACCGGCGCGGCAACGTGGTCATCGAGGAGGGCGTGACCCCCGACCAGGAGACCTTGGAGACCCTCGAGTGGGCCGTCGAAGGGGTGTCGGCCTCGAGCCCGTGGGACAACGAACCTTAA
- a CDS encoding 3-hydroxyacyl-CoA dehydrogenase family protein, producing MKQHETATNVAVIGAGTMGAGIAQVCAAAGHTVTLVDVSAEALERGRKSVAKGLEKLVHKGRLGEAERDASLERLTFTGDLAAVGGAAVVIEAVFEAIAVKREVWEKLSEVATPEALLASNTSSLSLTEIAAGVAHPERFCGLHFFNPVPVLPLVEVVRALQTGAGTLERAEAFVRGLGKTPIVCDDRPGFIVNRLLIPYLNDAVHALAEGVASAEAIDSAMKLGANMPIGPLALLDLVGLDVALAAAESLHSEFGDPKFRPHPLLRQMVRAGKLGRKTGEGFFQYS from the coding sequence ATGAAGCAACACGAAACCGCCACGAACGTCGCGGTGATCGGCGCCGGTACGATGGGCGCCGGGATCGCCCAGGTGTGCGCCGCCGCGGGCCACACCGTGACGCTCGTCGACGTGAGCGCCGAGGCTTTAGAGCGCGGCCGTAAGAGCGTCGCAAAGGGCCTGGAGAAGCTCGTTCACAAGGGGCGCCTCGGTGAGGCCGAACGCGACGCGAGCTTGGAGCGCCTGACCTTTACCGGCGACCTCGCCGCCGTGGGCGGCGCCGCGGTGGTCATCGAGGCGGTGTTTGAAGCCATCGCGGTCAAGCGCGAGGTGTGGGAAAAGCTCTCCGAGGTCGCCACCCCAGAGGCGCTCTTGGCGAGCAACACCTCGAGCCTGTCGCTTACCGAGATCGCCGCCGGCGTCGCCCATCCGGAGCGTTTTTGCGGGCTGCACTTCTTTAACCCCGTACCGGTGCTGCCGCTCGTCGAGGTGGTGCGGGCGCTGCAGACGGGGGCGGGGACGCTCGAGCGGGCCGAAGCCTTCGTCCGGGGGCTCGGCAAGACGCCCATCGTCTGCGACGACCGGCCCGGCTTTATCGTCAACCGCCTGCTGATCCCCTACCTCAACGACGCCGTGCACGCGCTCGCCGAAGGGGTCGCCTCCGCCGAGGCGATCGACAGCGCGATGAAGCTCGGCGCAAACATGCCCATCGGCCCCCTTGCGCTCCTCGACCTCGTCGGCCTCGACGTCGCGCTCGCCGCCGCCGAATCCCTGCATAGCGAGTTTGGCGACCCGAAGTTTCGCCCGCACCCGCTGCTGCGGCAGATGGTGCGCGCCGGCAAGCTCGGGCGCAAAACCGGCGAGGGCTTTTTCCAGTACAGCTAA
- a CDS encoding alpha/beta fold hydrolase, whose translation MPFRLKLTLIVFGLLALSVAVLPLILPIPELDTVPARQLAGDEGAFVTVDGLEVFYEEAGSGGTPLLLLHGFGASTFSWREVLAPLGAERRTVAFDRPAFGLTERPAVPPGATGLENPYTPEAQVALTVGLLDALGLERAVLVGNSSGGTLALQVALAHPERVAGLVLVGAAVYEGGGAPAWVRPLLHTPQMNRLGPLIMRQFGEGPGLEFLRRSYADPERVTEEVIAGYRRPLRADGWDVALWELTKASRTPDLAPRLGEVRVPTLVVSGAADAIVPPEQSQRLAQEIPGAELALLEGCGHLPQEECPEAFVAAVTAWLEGGSQ comes from the coding sequence GTGCCGTTTCGCCTGAAACTCACCCTGATCGTCTTCGGCCTGCTCGCGCTGAGCGTGGCCGTGCTGCCCCTCATCCTGCCCATCCCCGAGCTCGACACCGTCCCCGCTCGGCAGCTCGCGGGCGACGAGGGGGCGTTTGTGACGGTAGACGGCCTCGAGGTCTTTTACGAAGAGGCGGGGAGCGGGGGGACGCCCCTGCTCCTGCTGCACGGCTTCGGCGCCTCGACGTTCTCGTGGCGCGAGGTGCTCGCCCCCCTCGGGGCAGAGCGGCGCACGGTCGCTTTCGACCGCCCCGCGTTCGGGCTCACCGAGCGCCCCGCGGTGCCGCCGGGGGCGACGGGGCTCGAGAACCCCTACACGCCGGAGGCGCAGGTCGCGCTAACTGTCGGCCTGCTCGACGCGCTCGGGCTCGAGCGGGCGGTGCTCGTCGGCAACTCCTCCGGCGGCACGCTCGCCTTGCAGGTGGCGCTCGCGCACCCCGAGCGCGTCGCGGGGCTCGTGCTGGTGGGGGCTGCCGTCTACGAGGGGGGCGGCGCGCCGGCGTGGGTGCGGCCCCTGTTGCACACCCCGCAGATGAACCGTCTGGGTCCCCTCATCATGCGGCAGTTCGGCGAGGGGCCGGGACTCGAGTTTCTGCGCCGCTCCTACGCCGACCCCGAGCGCGTCACCGAAGAGGTCATAGCCGGCTACCGCCGACCGCTGCGCGCCGACGGGTGGGACGTCGCCCTCTGGGAGCTGACCAAGGCGAGCCGCACCCCCGACCTCGCGCCCCGCTTGGGCGAGGTGCGCGTCCCGACCCTCGTCGTGAGCGGCGCGGCCGACGCCATCGTCCCCCCCGAACAGAGCCAGCGGCTGGCGCAGGAGATCCCGGGGGCCGAACTCGCGCTTCTAGAGGGCTGTGGTCACCTGCCGCAGGAGGAGTGCCCCGAGGCGTTCGTCGCGGCCGTCACGGCGTGGCTGGAGGGTGGTAGTCAGTAG
- a CDS encoding enoyl-CoA hydratase/isomerase family protein, whose protein sequence is MSDLSHQDHQDHDHQHGGALDVSDITSELTTLSYEVQERIALITIERPEALNALNADLLYELGVAFELAEADLDVRALVITGSGRAFVAGADIKNLQRLSDTFSGREAALAGQDVMNTLASLPIPTIAAINGFALGGGLELALAADLRVASRGAKLGLPEVGLGLIPGYGGTQRLPRLIGQGRALDLILTGRHVGAEEALSLGLVNRVVDDALEGALELARLTLKNAPIALGLAKEAVVRGIDMTINQGLEVEADLFGMAASTEDATEGTTAFLEKRAAEFKGQ, encoded by the coding sequence ATGTCCGACCTCAGCCACCAAGATCATCAAGACCACGACCACCAACACGGCGGCGCGCTCGACGTCAGCGACATCACCTCGGAGCTCACGACGCTGAGCTACGAGGTGCAAGAGCGCATCGCTCTCATCACCATCGAACGCCCGGAGGCGCTCAACGCCCTCAACGCCGACCTGCTCTACGAGCTCGGGGTGGCTTTCGAGCTCGCCGAGGCCGACCTCGACGTGCGGGCGCTCGTCATCACGGGGAGCGGGCGCGCGTTCGTCGCGGGCGCCGACATCAAGAACTTGCAGCGGCTCTCGGACACCTTTAGCGGACGCGAGGCGGCCCTAGCGGGGCAGGACGTGATGAACACGCTCGCCTCGCTCCCCATCCCGACGATCGCCGCGATTAACGGCTTCGCGCTGGGCGGCGGGCTCGAGCTCGCCCTCGCCGCCGACTTGCGCGTCGCGAGCCGGGGCGCCAAACTCGGCCTGCCCGAGGTGGGGCTGGGGCTCATCCCCGGCTACGGCGGCACCCAGCGGCTGCCGCGCCTCATCGGTCAGGGGCGCGCTCTAGACCTCATCCTGACGGGGCGGCACGTCGGCGCCGAGGAGGCGCTCAGCTTGGGTCTTGTCAACCGCGTGGTCGACGACGCGCTAGAGGGCGCCTTGGAGCTCGCCCGCTTGACCCTCAAAAACGCCCCCATCGCCCTCGGGCTCGCCAAGGAGGCGGTGGTGCGGGGCATCGACATGACCATCAACCAAGGGCTCGAGGTCGAAGCCGACCTCTTCGGTATGGCCGCCTCGACCGAGGACGCCACCGAAGGCACGACCGCCTTTTTGGAAAAGCGCGCGGCGGAGTTTAAGGGGCAGTAG
- a CDS encoding cupin domain-containing protein, translating into MADTTIKKVSAEASPQGEMGQVYLVSGKGLSMRLWRDQPPGEPKPEVRRDYETVGFVISGRAELHLEGQTIRLEPGDSWLVPKGAAHTYKILEPFTAVEATHPPAEVKGRDEP; encoded by the coding sequence ATGGCAGACACCACGATCAAAAAGGTGAGCGCCGAAGCCTCCCCGCAAGGGGAGATGGGACAGGTGTACCTGGTCTCCGGCAAGGGGCTCTCGATGCGCCTTTGGCGCGACCAGCCCCCGGGTGAACCCAAACCGGAGGTGCGCCGCGACTACGAGACCGTCGGCTTTGTGATCAGCGGGCGGGCCGAGCTGCACCTCGAGGGGCAGACCATCCGCCTCGAGCCCGGCGACTCGTGGCTCGTCCCGAAGGGCGCCGCGCACACCTACAAGATTCTAGAGCCCTTTACGGCGGTCGAGGCGACCCATCCGCCCGCCGAGGTCAAGGGGCGCGACGAGCCCTGA